The window TGCAGGCGTGCTGCACAGCGGCCTGGCCGACTTGCTGAAAGTAGGCTTGGGCAGCGCTGGCCAGGTCGGGGAATTGACCGGTGGGCAGGGTGATGGTGTGGGTGATGAGGCGTGTGGCCGGCTGCAGTAATGCAAAGCGGGCGTTGGTGCCACCGATGTCACCCAAAAGGTGTGGCGTGGGTGCAGGGTGTGAGGTCATGGGGTTTGAATGGGCTTATTTTTTAGGATCGTACAAGACGCCGCCCACACCCGCACCTGCCCCCACGTTCACCGGCCCCGAGGTGCTGGTGCCCACGCCCGCCCGGCCCGTGACCTGGCCCGCGCCGTTCACCCCCACCCCAACGCCCACCGGGCCAGACTGCGCGTTCACGCCCGCGCTCACACCCCCCGTACCCACATTCACCCCCACCGACACGCCGGGCAAGATGGGCACGTTCACGTTGATGCCCGCGCCGGTGTGGACGTTGCTGCAGCCGGTCAGGGCAACAGCCAAGGTCAATGGTGCCAGAAGCTTGTTCAGGCGGAGGCGCAAGGCGATGGGGTGTTGAAAGGATGTCATGTGCTGATTGGACCACCGTTGAGCCGAACATTTGTAAGCCATTGTGAACAGGGTCCAGAAGGGAGGTTTTACAAATCCAAGTTTCAAACTTCGATTTGTCAGACGCCAGGCTGCACAAGGCTTTGCGGGTCGATAGAGGGCAAAAAAGCCCCACCAGACGCGAGTCCAGCGGGGCTTTTTTTGGGGCAGCTGCCGATCAGCTCAGCAGCGCATTGACCCGCTTCACATAAGCCGCAGGGTCTTCGGGCAGGCCGCCTTCGGCCAGCAGGGCTTGGTCAAAGAGGATGTGGGCCAGGTCGTGGAAGTGGACCGAGCCGTCGAGCTTTTTGACCAGCGCGTGTTCGGGGTTGACTTCGAGCACGGGCTTGACTTCAGGGGCGCTTTGCCCGGCTTGCTTGAGCATGCGGGCCAGTTGCATGCTCATGCCGTCGTCGGTCACCACCAGGCAGGCGGGGCTGTCGACCAGGCGGCTGGTCACGCGCACGTCTTCGGCTTTGTCTTTCAGGGCTTCTTTCAGTTTGGCCAGCACGGGCTTGAAGGTTTCGGCGGCGTCTTCGGCGGCTTTCTTCTCTTCTTCGTCTTGCAGCTTGCCCAAATCAAACGCACCCTTGGCCACGCTTTGCAGCGGGGTGCCGTCGACCTCGTGCACAAAGTTCAGCGCCCACTCGTCCACGCGGTCGGTCATCAGCAAGACTTCGATGCCTTTTTTCTTGAAGACTTCGAGTTGCGGGCTGTTCTTGGCTGCCGCCAGCGTGTCGGCGGTGATGTAATAGATGGCGTCTTGGCCTTCTTTCATGCGGGCTTTGTAGTCGGCAAAGCTGACGCTCACGGTGTCGCTGGTGGTGGACGCGAAACGCAGCAGCTTGGACAAGCGGTCTTTGTTGGCAAAGTCTTCGCCCAGGCCTTCTTTGAGCACCGCGCCAAACTCGGCGTAGAACTTGGAATACTGGCCGAGTTTGGCTTTATCTTCTTCACTCAAAACATCAGTGACATCGGCAGAAGCCTCGGGGGCTTTGTCGTGCTTAGCCAAGTCTTCCAGCATCGACAACACGCGTTTGGTGCAACCTTCGCGGATGGCTTTCACATCGCGGCTTTCTTGCAGCAGCTCGCGGCTCACGTTCAGCGGCAGGTCGGCCGAGTCCACCACGCCTTTGACAAAGCGCAGGTAGCTGGGCATCAGCGCTTCGGCTTCGTCCATGATGAACACGCGCTTCACATAGAGTTTGATGCCCGCCTTCTTGTCGCGGTTCCACAGGTCGTGCGGGGCTTTGCCAGGGATGTAGAGCAGCTGGGTGTATTCGGTGCTGCCTTCCACACGGTTGTGCGTCCAGGTCAGTGGCGCTTCAAAGTCGCGGCTGATCTGTTTGTAGAAGTCGGCGTACTGCTCGTCCGTAATGTCTTTCTTGGGGCGGGTCCACAAGGCGCTGGCCTTGTTGATGGTTTCCCACTCGCCAGTCTTGACCATGCCGCCGGGTTTGCGGCCACCGTTTTCGTCGTTGGGGTCGATCAGCTCGCCGTCTTTCCACTCTTCCTTTTCCATCAAGATGGGCAGGCTGATGTGGTCGGAGTATTTGCCGACGATTTCCTTGAGCTTCCAGGTGTTGGCGTACTCCAGCGCTTCTTCGCGCAGGTGCAGGATCACGCTGGTGCCGCGCTCGGCGCGGGTGATGGTCTCCACCTCAAAGTCGCCCGTGCCGCCGCTGATCCAGCGCACGCCTTCGGCTGCTGCCGCGCCTGCACGGCGGGTTTCGACGGTGATTTTCTCGGCGACGATGAAGCCCGAATAGAAGCCCACGCCGAACTGGCCGATCAGCTGCGCGTCCGACTTCTGGTCGCCGCTCAGCTTGCTCATGAAGTCTTTGGTGCCGCTTTTGGCGATAGTGCCCAGGTGGTCAATGGCTTCTTGCGCAGTCATGCCGATGCCGTTGTCGGTGATGGTCAGCGTCTTGGCGGTTTTGTCGAAGGACAGGCGCACTTGCAAGTCGGGCGCGTCTTCGTACAGGCCGTTGTTGTTCAGCGCCTCAAAGCGCAGCTTGTCGCAGGCGTCTGAGGCATTCGAGATCAGCTCGCGCAGAAAAATCTCTTGGTTGGAGTACAGCGAGTGGGTGACCAGGTGCAGCAGTTGTGCGACTTCGGCCTGAAAGGCATGGGTTTGTTTGCTCATAGCGGTTCAACAGGTAAAAAACAAAAGATCAAGAAACCAAAACGCCCCACAGTTGGGGGCGTCTGGCAGGGTTTCAAGAGGGGATTATTTGGACAAACTGCCCACTTCCTTGTTCCACCTCTCCAGCAGTCGGCGGCGCTCGGCCGATTTGCCGTACTTTTCAAAGTCGTATTTGATCAGGCGCACGCTGTCCATGGACGGGATGCGTGGATCGGCTTTGAAGGTTTTGTTGGCCGGGCTTTGGAGGCTGTCGGCTTTGGCGCCGATGCTCTGGCCTGCGGGGCTCATAAGCCAGCCGTAATAGCGTTTTGCGTTGGCCGCATTGCGTGCGCCTTTGACCATGGCGATGCCGCCGATTTCGTAGCTGGTGCCTTCGCAGGGGGCCACGGTGGCCACCGGGTATTTGTTGTGCCGCCAGCCGTCAAAACCAAAGATGAAGCTGATGCCCACCGCCACTTCACCTTTGGCCACATTGGGCGCTTGGGCGGTGCCGCTGCGGGTGTATTGCGTCACGTTTTTGTGCAGGGCTTTCATGTATTCAAAGGCCGCGTCTTCGCCCATCAGCTGCACCAGTCCGGCCAGGATGGTGTAGGCCGTGCCGCTCGATGCGGGGTGCGAAATTTCGACCTCGCCTTTGTAAATGGGCTTGATCACATCGGCCCAGCATTTGGGCTCGGGCAGTTTCTTTTTCTTGAGCAGCTCGGTGTTCCAGCCAAAGCCGATGGCGCTGGTGTAGAAGCCCCCCACCATGTTTTGAGACATGGCGTATTGGCGCACGCTCCAGCCGTGCAGGTCGTTCAGGTAGTCGGGCCGATACGGTGCCAGCAGGCCGATTTCGGCGGCTTGCAAAAACGGGTCACCCGTGCCGCCCCACCAGATGTCGGTTTTGGGGTTGGCCGCTTCGGCACGCAATTGGGCCAGGGCTTCGCCGGTGGCTTTGCGGGTTTGGTTGACGGTGATGCCCGTGGCTTTGGTGAATTCTTTGGCGGCCATTTCGCACCAGCTTTGGTCGGTGCTGCAAATCGCGTTGAGGCTGCCGGTTTGGGCTGAGGCGGCGCTGGCGTACAAAGCGGCAGCGGCGAACAAGGTGGCGGTGAACTTCATGGCCATGGGGCGTCTCCTCAAAAGTAATGGGCTGAGCTTTGTGGAGGGCACAAGTTCAGCCAGCGCGTTCAAAACGATTCGTTCGGCCCCAAATACCGCCAAGTGCCTGCAGGCATTTGGCCCAGTTGCACATTGCCCATGCGGATGCGTTTGAGGCCCACGACTTTCAGGCCCACTTGCTCGCACATGCGACGGATCTGGCGCTTTTTGCCTTCGGTCAACACAAAGCGCAGTTGCTCGGGGTTTTGCCAATCCACCTTGGCGGGTTTGAGGGGTTTGCCGTCCAGGCTCAGGCCGTGGCGCAGGCGCTCCAGTTGTGCTTTGGGGAAGACGGCTTGAACGTTGGCGCTCACGCGGTCGAAGTCGCCAATGGTGGTGAGCTGGTTGGCCTTGCCGCCATAGGTGGCCGATGCGGCGGCTGCTGCGGCGGTGTTCTCGTGGCCGGTGTAGGCCACGCGCACCAAGTACTCTTTTTCCATCTCGGAGTCTTCGCCGATCAGCTGACGCGCCACGCGGCCGTCTTGCGTCAGCACCAGCAGGCCGGTGGAGTCGATGTCGAGGCGCCCGGCGGGGGCCAGGTTGCGCAGGTGCGGGGGCGTGAAGCGCAGTTTGGACGGGTCGCCGCCCCAGTGGCTGCGGGGGTTGATCAGGGTGATGGCGGGTTCGTGCCCGTCTTCGGCCTGGCCGCTCACATAGCCCATGGGCTTGTGCAAAAGAATAGTCACTTGCCGGTCTTGTTGTTGCTCGGCGGCTTTGTCGATGGTGATGCGGTCAGACAGCGTGACTTGTTGTCCCATGGTGGCAGGCAGGCCGTTGACCATCACCCAGCCTTGTTCGATCCAGGCATCGGCTTCGCGGCGCGAGCACATGCGCAGCTCGGCCATGCGTTTGTTCAGGCGCGAGGTGCCGCTGGGTGCAGCAGTGTCGCCTTTGCCTTCGGGGCGGGGGGCGCGTTTGAAAGCGGGGGGCTGGGTCATGGGAGGTGAAGGGTCAAAAAAGGGACCAAAAAAGGGGCCAACAGGTCAGAGGCACCATTGTCCCTTTTTTGATCACCACCCTTCAGGGGCTTCGCGCAAAAAAGTGCGCCAGGTCCTTGAGCTGTGCGTCGGTGATGCCGTAGAGCGCAGCGGCCATGACGGTGTCGCGGCCAGGGCCGGGGTTGTCACGGTATTCCTGCATCACGTTGCGCAAGTAGGTTTCGTGCTGGCTGGCCAGGCGGGGCACTTGGTCGCGCCCCCGGTGGTCGGGCAAGTGGCAAGTGCCACACAGCGCACTTTTGGCCAGCGCTTGGCCGCGTTGAAAGCTTTGCGCGTCTGGCTTGGCCGTGGCGACTGGGGGAGCAACTTGGGCAGAAAAATACTGGGCCAAAGCGGTCAATTCGGTGTCGGGCACGCCGTCCAGGGTGCCTTTCATGGCGGGGATCTCTCGCAAGCCTTCGCGGATCAGGACCAGTTTGTTTTCCAGATAGGTTTTGGGCTGCGCGGCCAAAGACGGAATGTTGGGGGTTGGCGAAACCCCCTGTGGGCCGTGGCAGGCCATGCACAGGGCGGCGCGTTCAGGCGCCTTGATCTGGGCATTGGCCACGGCTCGGCCTGGCTGCGCGGGTTGCGCGAGCACAGGCCAGGCCAGCCAGCCCGTGCTCAAAACCAGGGCGGCTGTTGCCAGCACCCTGATGGGCCATGGGGCATTACTTGGCATACGAGATGCGGTAGATGGCACCCAATTGCTCGTCAGAAACGAGCAGGGCGCCATCGGGCATTTGCAGCATGTAAGTGGGGCGGCCCCAGAAGCTGTTGTCGCTGTCGTCTTTGAAACCGCTCATGAAAGAGGTGACCTGTGCGGCTTTGCCTTCGGAGTCGGTTTTGACCATGGCCACGTCAAAGCCGAATTTTTTAGTGCGATTCCAAGAGCCTTTGCGGGCCACGAACAGCGCATTTTTGTACTCGGCGGGGAACATGTTGCCGGTGTAGAAATGCACACCCATCACCGCAGCGTGGGGGCCCATGGTGGTCACGGGCAAGGTCACGCCATCACAGGGCTTGTCTTTTTTGATGTCGCGATCGGCCACACCGTTGGCATGGCAATAGGGGAAGCCGAAGTTCAAGCCGGTTTTGGGCATGCGGTTGAGTTCGTCTTCTGGGCCGTCATCGCCCATCCAGTCACGGCCGTGGTCGCTGAACCACAGCTCTTTGGTCACGGGGTGCCAGTCAAAACCCACGGTGTTGCGCACGCCCTTAGCGACGACTTCCATGCCCGAGCCATCGGCGTTGTAGCGGCGAATTTGTGCGTATTCAGCACCGGGTTCGCAGATGTTGCAAGGTGCACCAAAAGGAACGTACAACTTGCCGTCAGGGCCAAAGCTCAGGTATTTCCAGTTGTGGTGTTGCAGGGGTGGCAGCTGGAAGGCGGCGGTCATGTCCACCGGCTGCGCGTTGGGGTTGGCTTCGATGCCGTCATAGCGCAGCACTTTGTCGATGCCCATGACGTACAAAGAGCCTTTGTGCATCGTGACGGCGGGTTGGTTGAGTTTGTCGACCAACACGCGGCTGGTGCGCTCTTTGCCGTTGTCGCTGATTTCATAAACACGGCCCAAGCCGCGTGTGCCCGCATAAATTTTGCCGCTCTCACCGCGGCTCATCGCGCGAATGCCTGGGGTACCGGTCGACCAAATCTCCACCTTGAAGCCTGGTGGCAGTTTGATTTTGTTCAGCGGAATGTCCGCTGCGGGAGTGACCGTCAGCTTGCCGGCCAGGGGGGCCAATGTGGAGTTGGCCATCTCGGCAGGCATGCCTTGCTTCCAGGCTGGAGGTGGCGCGGCGGGGGCGGCTGTTTGGGCCATGGTTTGCCCGATGCCGAGTGTCAAAACGGCGGCGCAGACTGCAATTTTCTTGAACATCAAAAAGCTCCTGTGAGGGGTTAAGGACGAAACAAGCGGGAGCGTAGTCGGGCCAAATCCCTTTCAACACAGGGTAATTGCTGAGGACATTTCATTTGGCGTCGCGCAAATGACTCGCCAAGGTGCTCAAAAAGAAGCGGTGCGCAGCCCCTGTAAGTCGAGAATACGCAAGCCGCCGTATTCGACCCGAATCAAACGCCTGGCCTCCAGTACCCGCAGTGCCTCATTCACGCGCTGCCGCGACAGGCCCACCAAATACGCCAGCTCTTGTTGGGTGATGCGCAGCACTTCTCCGACCCCAGAAAACAGCACCGGGTTGAACAAAGTAGCCAGGTGGCGGGCCAGGCGCAATTCGGGGTTGGTCATGCGGTCGAGTTCGCGGGCTGCAATGAACTGTCCCAGCCGTTCGTTGAGCTGCTGCATGATGAAGCGGTTGAAGCCCAGCGAATGGTC is drawn from Limnohabitans sp. 63ED37-2 and contains these coding sequences:
- the htpG gene encoding molecular chaperone HtpG; this translates as MSKQTHAFQAEVAQLLHLVTHSLYSNQEIFLRELISNASDACDKLRFEALNNNGLYEDAPDLQVRLSFDKTAKTLTITDNGIGMTAQEAIDHLGTIAKSGTKDFMSKLSGDQKSDAQLIGQFGVGFYSGFIVAEKITVETRRAGAAAAEGVRWISGGTGDFEVETITRAERGTSVILHLREEALEYANTWKLKEIVGKYSDHISLPILMEKEEWKDGELIDPNDENGGRKPGGMVKTGEWETINKASALWTRPKKDITDEQYADFYKQISRDFEAPLTWTHNRVEGSTEYTQLLYIPGKAPHDLWNRDKKAGIKLYVKRVFIMDEAEALMPSYLRFVKGVVDSADLPLNVSRELLQESRDVKAIREGCTKRVLSMLEDLAKHDKAPEASADVTDVLSEEDKAKLGQYSKFYAEFGAVLKEGLGEDFANKDRLSKLLRFASTTSDTVSVSFADYKARMKEGQDAIYYITADTLAAAKNSPQLEVFKKKGIEVLLMTDRVDEWALNFVHEVDGTPLQSVAKGAFDLGKLQDEEEKKAAEDAAETFKPVLAKLKEALKDKAEDVRVTSRLVDSPACLVVTDDGMSMQLARMLKQAGQSAPEVKPVLEVNPEHALVKKLDGSVHFHDLAHILFDQALLAEGGLPEDPAAYVKRVNALLS
- a CDS encoding ABC transporter substrate-binding protein, with translation MAMKFTATLFAAAALYASAASAQTGSLNAICSTDQSWCEMAAKEFTKATGITVNQTRKATGEALAQLRAEAANPKTDIWWGGTGDPFLQAAEIGLLAPYRPDYLNDLHGWSVRQYAMSQNMVGGFYTSAIGFGWNTELLKKKKLPEPKCWADVIKPIYKGEVEISHPASSGTAYTILAGLVQLMGEDAAFEYMKALHKNVTQYTRSGTAQAPNVAKGEVAVGISFIFGFDGWRHNKYPVATVAPCEGTSYEIGGIAMVKGARNAANAKRYYGWLMSPAGQSIGAKADSLQSPANKTFKADPRIPSMDSVRLIKYDFEKYGKSAERRRLLERWNKEVGSLSK
- a CDS encoding pseudouridine synthase; the protein is MTQPPAFKRAPRPEGKGDTAAPSGTSRLNKRMAELRMCSRREADAWIEQGWVMVNGLPATMGQQVTLSDRITIDKAAEQQQDRQVTILLHKPMGYVSGQAEDGHEPAITLINPRSHWGGDPSKLRFTPPHLRNLAPAGRLDIDSTGLLVLTQDGRVARQLIGEDSEMEKEYLVRVAYTGHENTAAAAAASATYGGKANQLTTIGDFDRVSANVQAVFPKAQLERLRHGLSLDGKPLKPAKVDWQNPEQLRFVLTEGKKRQIRRMCEQVGLKVVGLKRIRMGNVQLGQMPAGTWRYLGPNESF
- a CDS encoding c-type cytochrome; translated protein: MPSNAPWPIRVLATAALVLSTGWLAWPVLAQPAQPGRAVANAQIKAPERAALCMACHGPQGVSPTPNIPSLAAQPKTYLENKLVLIREGLREIPAMKGTLDGVPDTELTALAQYFSAQVAPPVATAKPDAQSFQRGQALAKSALCGTCHLPDHRGRDQVPRLASQHETYLRNVMQEYRDNPGPGRDTVMAAALYGITDAQLKDLAHFFARSP
- a CDS encoding PQQ-dependent sugar dehydrogenase, which translates into the protein MFKKIAVCAAVLTLGIGQTMAQTAAPAAPPPAWKQGMPAEMANSTLAPLAGKLTVTPAADIPLNKIKLPPGFKVEIWSTGTPGIRAMSRGESGKIYAGTRGLGRVYEISDNGKERTSRVLVDKLNQPAVTMHKGSLYVMGIDKVLRYDGIEANPNAQPVDMTAAFQLPPLQHHNWKYLSFGPDGKLYVPFGAPCNICEPGAEYAQIRRYNADGSGMEVVAKGVRNTVGFDWHPVTKELWFSDHGRDWMGDDGPEDELNRMPKTGLNFGFPYCHANGVADRDIKKDKPCDGVTLPVTTMGPHAAVMGVHFYTGNMFPAEYKNALFVARKGSWNRTKKFGFDVAMVKTDSEGKAAQVTSFMSGFKDDSDNSFWGRPTYMLQMPDGALLVSDEQLGAIYRISYAK